One Agrobacterium vaccinii DNA window includes the following coding sequences:
- a CDS encoding carbohydrate ABC transporter permease, whose protein sequence is MSIATRIRRVGLPRLIVHISVLFVVLLWLLPTLGILVSSLRDKDQLVVSGWWTAFSSSSQTQASRLADPATQRQEGDRFVIAGNVFENGAGGKISAFGVRVHEPAAFEAGTTADLGDGESLVINEDGTYQYSKNASFEGSRAKRVYLAVATPPIFTLDNYRTVLTSEGIGQSFVNSLTVAIPATVIPILIAAFAAYALSWMKFTGRSLMIAMVVGLIVVPLQMSLIPLLQLYNWIGNVFGVPSKTYAGIWLAHTAFGLPLAIYLLRNYIAGLPKEIIESARVDGASDFEIFVKIILPLSFPALASFSIFQFLWTWNDLLVAMVFLGTQKDELVLTGALNALLGSRGGNWEILTASAFVTIIVPLCVFFALQRYLVRGLLTGSVKGG, encoded by the coding sequence ATGAGCATCGCAACCCGCATTCGCCGCGTCGGCCTGCCACGCCTCATCGTCCACATCAGCGTTCTCTTTGTCGTGCTGCTCTGGCTTCTGCCGACACTCGGCATTCTCGTGAGCTCTCTGCGTGACAAGGACCAGCTCGTGGTTTCCGGCTGGTGGACGGCATTTTCCAGCTCCAGCCAAACGCAGGCGTCACGTCTTGCCGACCCGGCAACGCAACGCCAAGAAGGCGATCGTTTCGTCATCGCTGGCAACGTCTTCGAGAATGGCGCCGGTGGCAAGATTTCCGCCTTCGGAGTGCGCGTGCATGAACCGGCTGCTTTCGAGGCTGGCACAACGGCTGATCTGGGCGATGGCGAAAGCCTCGTCATCAACGAAGACGGCACCTATCAATATAGCAAGAATGCGAGCTTCGAAGGCTCTCGTGCCAAGCGCGTCTATCTTGCCGTGGCCACGCCGCCGATCTTCACACTCGACAACTATCGCACGGTGCTCACCTCTGAGGGGATTGGCCAGTCCTTCGTTAACTCGCTAACTGTTGCCATTCCGGCCACCGTCATCCCGATTCTCATCGCGGCCTTTGCGGCCTACGCGCTGTCATGGATGAAGTTTACCGGTCGCTCGTTGATGATTGCCATGGTCGTCGGCCTCATCGTCGTGCCCTTGCAAATGTCGCTCATTCCGCTCTTGCAGCTCTATAACTGGATCGGCAACGTGTTCGGCGTGCCATCCAAGACCTATGCAGGCATATGGTTGGCGCACACCGCTTTCGGCCTGCCGCTCGCCATCTACCTGCTGCGCAACTACATCGCCGGTTTGCCGAAAGAGATCATCGAAAGCGCGCGTGTCGATGGCGCCAGCGATTTCGAAATCTTCGTCAAGATCATCCTGCCGCTGTCGTTCCCGGCGCTAGCATCCTTTTCGATCTTCCAGTTCCTATGGACATGGAACGACCTTCTGGTCGCCATGGTGTTCCTCGGCACACAGAAGGACGAACTGGTGCTGACGGGTGCCCTGAATGCGCTGCTCGGTTCGCGCGGCGGCAACTGGGAAATCCTCACAGCATCGGCCTTCGTCACCATCATCGTGCCGCTCTGCGTTTTCTTCGCTCTCCAACGTTACCTTGTGCGCGGCCTGCTGACAGGCTCGGTCAAGGGAGGCTGA
- a CDS encoding nuclear transport factor 2 family protein, protein MGPDDAAHPVQMQLEAYNACDIDAFMPWWADDCEYYVFPDQLVASSAEEIRERHVERFKEPNLHGKLLHRIVMGNTVVDHETVIRTFADGPGELDVICIYEIADGKIAKAWFKISTPRLHG, encoded by the coding sequence ATGGGGCCAGACGACGCAGCCCACCCGGTGCAGATGCAGCTGGAGGCCTATAACGCCTGCGACATCGACGCGTTCATGCCGTGGTGGGCTGACGATTGCGAGTATTACGTTTTTCCCGATCAACTCGTCGCCAGCAGCGCCGAGGAGATTCGCGAGAGACACGTCGAGCGCTTCAAAGAGCCAAACCTGCACGGCAAGCTGCTGCATCGCATCGTGATGGGCAACACCGTGGTCGACCATGAAACGGTCATACGTACGTTTGCGGACGGCCCCGGCGAGTTGGACGTCATCTGCATCTACGAGATCGCGGACGGCAAGATTGCCAAGGCGTGGTTCAAAATCAGCACGCCCAGGCTTCACGGCTGA
- a CDS encoding alpha-glucosidase family protein: protein MNAHTTQDTAMTSSALVRDKDWWRGAVIYQIYPRSYQDSNGDGIGDLKGITSRLEHIAKLGADAIWISPFFTSPMKDFGYDVSNYVDVDPMFGTLADFDGLIAEAHRLGVRVMIDLVLSHTSDQHPWFVQSRSSRQNPKADWYVWSDGKPDGTPPNNWLSIFGGSGWQWDPTRMQYYMHNFLTSQPDLNLHNEEVQQELLNITRFWLERGVDGFRLDTINFYFHDKELRNNPALAPERRNASTAPAVNPYNFQEHIYDKNRPENIAFLKRFRAVLDEFPDIAAVGEVGDSQRGLEIVGEYTSGDDKMQMCYAFEFLAPDALTPQRVADVQAEFAQAAPEGWACWAFSNHDVVRHISRWGDVVEDKDAFAKVLAALLMTQRGSVCIYEGEELGLTEADIAFEDLQDPYGIQFWPEFKGRDGCRTPMVWDAGHALAGFSTAEKGWLPIPPEHKKRAVSAQQGDETSVLEHYRRFLTFRKLHPAFAKGKIEFQPVVGTVSSYTRTLGNETVLCLFNLSAEPSVATLPDGDWQVLDGHGFTAEQSGNEVTLPAWGAFFARHA from the coding sequence ATGAATGCCCATACCACACAGGATACTGCAATGACGTCTTCTGCTCTCGTGCGCGATAAGGATTGGTGGCGCGGCGCCGTGATCTACCAGATCTACCCGCGCTCCTATCAGGATTCCAATGGCGATGGCATTGGTGACCTCAAGGGCATCACCTCGCGCCTGGAACACATCGCAAAGCTCGGCGCGGACGCGATCTGGATTTCGCCCTTCTTCACCTCGCCCATGAAGGATTTCGGCTACGACGTCTCCAACTACGTCGATGTCGACCCCATGTTCGGCACACTGGCGGATTTCGATGGCCTGATCGCCGAAGCCCACCGCCTCGGTGTTCGGGTGATGATCGACCTCGTCCTGTCGCACACGTCAGATCAGCATCCATGGTTCGTGCAAAGCCGCTCCAGCCGCCAGAACCCCAAGGCGGACTGGTATGTGTGGAGCGATGGCAAGCCGGATGGTACGCCGCCCAACAATTGGCTGTCCATCTTCGGCGGTTCCGGCTGGCAGTGGGACCCGACGCGCATGCAATATTACATGCACAACTTCCTCACTTCGCAGCCCGACCTCAATCTGCACAATGAAGAGGTGCAGCAGGAACTGCTGAACATCACCCGCTTCTGGCTGGAGCGCGGCGTCGATGGCTTCCGTCTGGATACCATCAACTTCTATTTCCACGACAAGGAGTTGCGCAACAACCCGGCGCTGGCACCGGAGCGCCGTAATGCGTCTACCGCACCTGCCGTGAACCCCTATAATTTTCAGGAACACATCTACGACAAGAACCGCCCTGAGAATATCGCCTTCCTCAAGCGTTTCCGCGCCGTGCTGGATGAGTTCCCGGATATCGCAGCCGTTGGCGAAGTCGGCGACAGCCAGCGCGGTCTCGAAATCGTTGGCGAATACACCTCCGGCGATGACAAGATGCAGATGTGCTATGCCTTCGAATTTCTGGCCCCAGACGCGCTGACACCGCAACGCGTGGCCGATGTGCAGGCGGAATTTGCCCAAGCTGCACCCGAGGGATGGGCCTGCTGGGCGTTCTCCAACCATGACGTCGTGCGTCATATCAGCCGTTGGGGCGATGTGGTGGAAGACAAGGACGCTTTCGCCAAGGTTTTGGCGGCACTGCTGATGACACAGCGCGGCTCTGTCTGCATCTATGAAGGCGAAGAGCTTGGCCTGACCGAAGCCGATATCGCCTTTGAAGATTTGCAGGACCCCTACGGCATTCAGTTCTGGCCGGAATTCAAGGGCCGTGATGGTTGCCGCACACCGATGGTCTGGGATGCGGGCCATGCGCTGGCAGGCTTCTCGACCGCCGAAAAGGGCTGGCTTCCCATTCCGCCGGAGCATAAAAAGCGTGCCGTCAGCGCCCAACAGGGCGACGAGACATCGGTGCTGGAGCATTATCGCCGCTTCCTGACGTTCCGCAAACTGCATCCGGCCTTTGCCAAGGGCAAGATCGAGTTCCAGCCGGTGGTCGGCACGGTGTCGAGCTATACGCGCACGCTCGGCAACGAGACGGTGCTGTGCCTCTTCAACCTCTCGGCAGAACCTTCGGTGGCGACACTGCCGGATGGTGACTGGCAGGTTCTGGACGGTCACGGCTTTACCGCAGAGCAGAGCGGCAACGAGGTTACATTACCGGCATGGGGCGCTTTCTTCGCCCGCCACGCCTGA
- a CDS encoding ABC transporter ATP-binding protein translates to MTGVILKDIRKSYGQVKVLHGIDLDIKQGEFIVFVGPSGCGKSTLLRMIAGLEEITGGEMYIDGQLVNEIPPSRRGIAMVFQSYALYPHMTVYDNMAFGMKIAKENKQEIDRRVRAAADILQLTQYLERLPKALSGGQRQRVAIGRAICRNPKVFLFDEPLSNLDAALRVATRIEIAKLSEQMADTTMIYVTHDQVEAMTLADRIVVLNGGRVEQVGAPLDLYENPANLFVAKFIGSPAMNIISGKVTTTGAQTALALAYGKSLIVPIATAAGEEGKAAAFGVRPEDLSISTGDDYLFEGKVSIVEALGEVTLLYLEAPAGQEPIIVKIPGIAQAKKGQTLRFSAPAEKLHLFDANGQTYRR, encoded by the coding sequence ATGACTGGCGTTATTCTGAAGGATATCCGCAAATCCTACGGGCAGGTCAAAGTCCTGCACGGTATCGATCTCGACATCAAACAGGGCGAGTTCATCGTCTTTGTCGGCCCGTCCGGCTGCGGCAAATCCACGCTGCTGCGCATGATTGCCGGGCTGGAAGAGATCACCGGCGGCGAGATGTATATCGATGGCCAGCTGGTCAACGAAATCCCGCCCTCGCGGCGCGGCATCGCCATGGTGTTCCAGTCCTATGCGCTCTATCCGCATATGACCGTCTACGACAACATGGCCTTCGGCATGAAGATCGCCAAGGAAAACAAACAGGAGATCGACCGCCGCGTGCGTGCCGCCGCCGATATCCTGCAACTGACGCAATATCTGGAGCGTCTGCCGAAAGCGCTGTCCGGCGGTCAGCGCCAGCGTGTTGCCATCGGTCGCGCCATCTGCCGCAATCCGAAGGTCTTCCTGTTCGATGAACCCCTGTCAAACCTCGATGCTGCCCTGCGTGTTGCAACGCGCATCGAGATCGCCAAGCTGTCCGAACAGATGGCCGATACCACGATGATCTACGTCACCCACGATCAGGTCGAGGCCATGACGCTGGCCGACCGCATCGTCGTGCTGAACGGCGGTCGGGTCGAGCAGGTCGGTGCACCGCTCGATCTTTACGAAAACCCCGCCAATCTGTTCGTGGCGAAGTTCATCGGCTCTCCGGCCATGAACATCATCTCTGGCAAAGTGACGACCACGGGTGCGCAGACGGCGCTCGCGCTTGCCTATGGCAAATCGCTCATCGTCCCGATTGCGACGGCTGCCGGCGAAGAAGGCAAGGCCGCAGCCTTTGGCGTGAGGCCCGAAGACCTGTCGATTTCGACGGGTGACGACTATCTGTTCGAGGGCAAGGTTTCCATCGTGGAGGCACTCGGCGAAGTGACGCTTTTGTACCTCGAGGCACCTGCCGGACAGGAGCCGATCATCGTCAAGATACCCGGCATCGCGCAGGCCAAAAAAGGTCAGACTTTGCGCTTCTCCGCACCCGCTGAAAAGCTGCATCTCTTTGATGCGAACGGGCAGACATATCGCCGCTAA
- the edd gene encoding phosphogluconate dehydratase: protein MAADPRIQAITARIVERSKPYREIYLERLRLQVTKGVHRSVLSCANLAHGFAVCSPADKDILAGDRVGNLGIITSYNDMLSAHQPFEVYPNLIREAAKEAGGIAQVAGAVPAMCDGVTQGQPGMELSLFSRDAIAMAAGIGLSHNMFDAALFLGVCDKIVPGLVIAALSFGHLPSIFIPAGPMTSGLPNDEKSRIRQLYAEGKVGRAELLEAESKSYHGPGTCTFYGTANSNQMLMEIMGFHMPGSSFINPNTPLRDAMTREATKRALAITAQGNEFTPAGEMIDERSVVNGVVGLHATGGSTNHTMHLIAMARAAGIVLTWQDISDLSDVVPLLARVYPNGMADVNHFHAAGGMGFLIKQLLKQGLVHDDVRTVFGHGLEAYTIEPTLDEDGAIARTAAPEVSHDPKVLAGIETPFQPTGGVKMLSGNLGKAVIKISAVKPERHIIEAPAIIFHDQDSLQAAFKEGKLNRDFVAVVRFQGPKANGMPELHQLTPPLGVLQDRGFNVALVTDGRMSGASGKVPAAIHVTPEAVDCGPISLIRDGDIVRLDAISGTLEILVSAAELSKREPATADLSGNEWGMGRELFAPFRRSVGAADHGASVFSH, encoded by the coding sequence ATGGCTGCCGACCCGCGCATTCAGGCTATCACGGCCCGTATCGTCGAGCGCTCGAAACCTTACCGCGAGATTTATCTCGAAAGGCTTCGGCTTCAGGTGACTAAGGGTGTGCATCGCTCAGTTCTTTCCTGCGCCAATCTGGCGCACGGCTTTGCGGTCTGTTCCCCCGCCGACAAGGACATCCTTGCCGGCGACCGGGTCGGAAATCTCGGCATCATCACGTCCTATAACGACATGCTCTCGGCGCATCAGCCCTTTGAGGTTTACCCGAACCTGATCCGTGAGGCCGCCAAGGAAGCTGGCGGCATTGCACAGGTGGCAGGTGCGGTTCCCGCCATGTGTGATGGCGTGACGCAAGGACAGCCGGGCATGGAGCTGTCGCTGTTTTCACGCGATGCAATCGCCATGGCAGCGGGCATCGGCCTGTCGCACAATATGTTCGATGCTGCACTGTTCCTCGGCGTCTGCGACAAGATTGTACCGGGTCTGGTGATCGCGGCGCTGTCCTTCGGTCATCTGCCCTCGATCTTCATTCCGGCGGGGCCGATGACGTCGGGCTTGCCGAATGACGAGAAGTCGCGCATTCGCCAGCTCTATGCCGAAGGCAAGGTTGGGCGCGCCGAACTGCTGGAAGCCGAATCCAAATCCTACCACGGCCCCGGCACCTGCACCTTCTACGGCACCGCCAATTCCAACCAGATGCTGATGGAAATCATGGGCTTTCACATGCCCGGCTCCTCCTTCATCAACCCCAACACGCCATTGCGCGATGCGATGACGCGTGAGGCCACCAAGCGGGCGTTGGCGATTACCGCGCAGGGCAACGAGTTTACGCCCGCGGGCGAGATGATCGACGAGCGCTCCGTGGTCAACGGCGTCGTTGGTCTGCACGCTACGGGTGGCTCCACCAATCACACGATGCACCTCATCGCCATGGCGCGAGCCGCTGGCATCGTGCTGACATGGCAGGACATCTCCGATCTGTCAGACGTTGTGCCGCTTCTGGCCCGTGTCTATCCGAACGGTATGGCGGATGTGAACCACTTTCACGCAGCAGGCGGCATGGGCTTCCTCATCAAGCAGCTTTTGAAGCAGGGTCTCGTGCATGATGACGTGCGCACCGTGTTCGGCCATGGGCTTGAAGCCTACACTATCGAGCCGACACTGGATGAAGACGGTGCGATAGCCCGCACCGCCGCGCCGGAAGTCAGCCATGACCCGAAGGTTCTCGCTGGCATTGAAACGCCGTTCCAGCCAACCGGTGGCGTAAAGATGCTGAGCGGCAATCTCGGCAAGGCCGTCATCAAGATTTCTGCGGTCAAGCCAGAGCGCCATATCATCGAGGCCCCGGCCATCATCTTCCACGATCAGGACAGCCTCCAGGCCGCCTTCAAGGAAGGCAAGCTGAACCGGGACTTCGTTGCTGTCGTTCGTTTCCAAGGCCCGAAGGCCAATGGCATGCCCGAATTGCACCAGCTGACGCCACCGCTTGGCGTGTTGCAGGATCGTGGCTTCAACGTGGCGCTGGTCACCGATGGTCGTATGTCCGGTGCATCCGGCAAGGTCCCAGCCGCCATCCACGTCACGCCTGAAGCGGTGGATTGCGGCCCGATCTCGCTCATCCGCGATGGCGATATCGTCCGTCTTGACGCCATTTCCGGCACGTTGGAAATTCTGGTTTCGGCTGCCGAACTGTCCAAGCGCGAACCTGCCACGGCAGATCTTTCCGGCAACGAATGGGGCATGGGCCGCGAACTTTTCGCCCCCTTCCGCCGCAGCGTCGGTGCCGCAGATCACGGCGCGAGCGTGTTTTCGCATTGA
- a CDS encoding carbohydrate ABC transporter permease — protein sequence MITQIVSALGVMIVGVFACAAYYWLSDKALQFIFPLKDGDVIHASRNLNRRAAVRPWLFVGPALLLLTVYLVYPVIATFILSFHDRTGDNFVGLANYRWAFFDAGFRQSIFNNILWLAVVPAACTFFGLVIAVMTDRIWWGNIAKSIVFMPMAISFVGASVIWKFIYEYRGEGQVQIGLLNAIVEFFGGNPEVWISIPFWNNFFLMVILIWIQTGFAMVILSAALRGIPEETVEAAVIDGANGWQIFWKILVPQIWGTIAVVWTTITILVLKVFDIVLTMTNGQWNTMVLANLMFDWMFRGGGDSGRSAVIALVIMAAVTPIMIWNIRQANSEMEGR from the coding sequence ATGATTACCCAGATCGTTTCGGCGCTCGGCGTGATGATCGTCGGCGTCTTCGCCTGCGCCGCCTATTACTGGCTTTCGGACAAGGCGCTGCAATTCATCTTCCCGCTGAAGGATGGCGACGTCATTCACGCCTCCCGCAACCTGAACCGGCGCGCGGCCGTTCGGCCTTGGCTCTTCGTCGGTCCGGCGCTGCTGCTGCTCACCGTCTATCTCGTCTATCCCGTCATCGCGACCTTCATCCTGTCGTTCCATGACAGAACCGGTGATAATTTCGTTGGTCTCGCAAACTACCGCTGGGCGTTTTTCGACGCGGGTTTCCGCCAGTCGATTTTCAACAACATCCTCTGGCTTGCCGTCGTGCCCGCCGCCTGCACCTTTTTTGGCCTGGTCATCGCCGTCATGACCGACCGCATCTGGTGGGGCAACATTGCCAAGTCCATCGTCTTCATGCCCATGGCCATTTCCTTCGTCGGCGCCTCGGTCATCTGGAAGTTCATCTATGAATATCGGGGTGAGGGGCAGGTGCAGATCGGCCTTCTGAACGCCATCGTTGAGTTCTTTGGCGGTAACCCGGAGGTGTGGATTTCCATACCCTTCTGGAACAACTTCTTTCTCATGGTCATCCTCATCTGGATCCAGACCGGCTTTGCCATGGTCATCCTGTCGGCGGCCCTGCGCGGCATTCCCGAGGAAACCGTCGAGGCGGCTGTCATCGATGGTGCCAATGGCTGGCAAATCTTCTGGAAAATCCTCGTGCCGCAGATTTGGGGCACCATCGCCGTGGTCTGGACGACCATCACCATTCTCGTTCTCAAGGTCTTCGATATCGTTCTGACCATGACCAACGGCCAGTGGAACACCATGGTTCTCGCCAACCTCATGTTCGACTGGATGTTCCGTGGTGGCGGCGATAGCGGACGCAGCGCCGTCATTGCACTCGTCATCATGGCAGCGGTCACGCCGATCATGATCTGGAACATCCGTCAGGCCAACAGCGAAATGGAGGGCCGCTGA
- a CDS encoding ABC transporter substrate-binding protein encodes MKKTFWTTVAIATFLSGAAFAAELKFKPGEDAKFNWKSYEDYKAANASLKGETLTIFGPWRGEDEALFQSVLAYFGEATGVNVRYSSSENYEQQIVIDTQAGSPPNVAILPQPGLLADLAAKGLLTPLGDETANWVKENYGAGQSWVDLGMYPGKDGQKAYFAFPFKADVKSLVWYVPENFEEAGYKVPESVEDLVKLSDQIVADGGTPWCIGLGSGGATGWPGTDWVEDFMLRTQPLDVYLKWTTNEVKFNDPRVVAAIEEFGKFAKNDKYVSGGVAAVASTDFRDSPKGLFDIPPKCYLHRQASFIPSFFPEGTKVGTDVDFFYMPTFASKPELGKPVLGAGTLFTITKDSKAARAFVEFLKTPIAHEVWMAQSGFLTPYKNVNLDTYASEQTKRQGQILTGATSFGFDGSDLMPGKIGAGAFWTGMVDFVGGKSAQQVGDDIQKAWDGLK; translated from the coding sequence ATGAAAAAGACTTTCTGGACGACCGTGGCCATCGCCACATTTCTGTCGGGAGCGGCCTTTGCGGCGGAGCTCAAATTCAAGCCCGGCGAAGACGCCAAGTTCAACTGGAAAAGCTACGAAGACTACAAGGCTGCCAATGCCAGCCTGAAGGGCGAAACGCTGACGATCTTCGGACCATGGCGTGGTGAAGACGAGGCGCTGTTCCAGTCGGTTCTGGCTTATTTCGGCGAAGCGACCGGCGTCAACGTGCGCTACTCCTCCTCTGAGAACTACGAACAGCAGATCGTCATCGACACGCAGGCTGGCTCCCCTCCCAATGTCGCGATCTTGCCGCAGCCCGGCCTTCTGGCCGACCTCGCTGCCAAGGGTCTGCTGACGCCGCTGGGCGATGAGACGGCGAATTGGGTCAAGGAAAATTACGGCGCGGGCCAGTCCTGGGTCGATCTGGGCATGTACCCCGGCAAGGATGGGCAGAAGGCCTATTTCGCATTTCCGTTCAAAGCCGACGTGAAGTCGCTGGTCTGGTACGTGCCTGAAAACTTCGAAGAAGCAGGCTACAAGGTTCCAGAAAGCGTGGAAGACCTCGTCAAGCTTTCCGATCAGATCGTCGCCGATGGTGGCACGCCGTGGTGCATCGGTCTTGGTTCCGGTGGTGCCACGGGCTGGCCGGGCACCGACTGGGTCGAAGACTTCATGCTGCGCACCCAGCCGCTTGATGTCTACCTGAAGTGGACGACGAACGAAGTGAAGTTCAACGACCCACGCGTGGTCGCAGCCATCGAGGAATTTGGCAAATTCGCCAAGAACGACAAATATGTCTCGGGTGGCGTTGCGGCCGTTGCCTCCACCGACTTCCGCGATAGCCCCAAGGGTCTCTTCGACATTCCGCCGAAGTGCTACCTGCATCGCCAGGCATCGTTCATTCCATCCTTCTTCCCTGAGGGCACGAAGGTCGGAACGGACGTTGATTTCTTCTACATGCCGACATTTGCCTCCAAGCCAGAGCTTGGAAAGCCGGTTCTGGGTGCGGGAACGCTGTTCACCATCACCAAGGATTCCAAGGCTGCACGCGCCTTCGTCGAATTCCTGAAGACGCCGATTGCCCATGAAGTCTGGATGGCACAGTCCGGCTTCCTGACGCCCTACAAGAACGTCAACCTCGATACCTATGCCAGCGAGCAGACCAAACGTCAGGGACAAATTCTGACCGGGGCGACCAGCTTCGGCTTCGATGGTTCGGACCTGATGCCCGGCAAGATCGGTGCTGGCGCCTTCTGGACCGGCATGGTCGATTTCGTCGGCGGCAAGTCTGCGCAGCAGGTGGGCGACGACATTCAAAAGGCCTGGGACGGCCTGAAATAA
- the pgl gene encoding 6-phosphogluconolactonase yields the protein MIGQEHIFANGQELAETLAKDVAKRLEDAVSERGTASIAVSGGSTPKRFFQELSKHELDWKNISVTLVDERFVPPESDRSNHKLVADNLLQNAATYAYFVPLYQFFATTEDAATLATVKTEAICDPFDVVILGMGTDGHTASFFPGGDNLEEALDLDEDRAVLPMTAETAGEDRLTFNLSALHDARFLVLHIEGAAKKETLDQAKSDLDEEEMPIRAVLNRAESPVNIYWAP from the coding sequence ATGATTGGGCAGGAGCATATCTTCGCAAACGGCCAGGAACTGGCAGAAACACTGGCAAAGGACGTCGCCAAGCGTCTTGAAGACGCGGTTTCCGAGCGCGGCACGGCAAGCATCGCCGTCTCTGGCGGCTCGACACCGAAGCGCTTCTTTCAGGAGCTTTCGAAACACGAGCTAGACTGGAAGAACATCAGCGTGACGCTGGTGGACGAACGTTTCGTGCCGCCGGAAAGCGATCGTTCCAACCACAAGCTGGTGGCCGACAATCTGTTGCAGAACGCCGCGACCTACGCATATTTCGTGCCGCTCTACCAGTTCTTCGCCACCACGGAAGATGCCGCAACGCTGGCAACCGTCAAGACGGAAGCGATCTGCGATCCCTTCGATGTCGTCATTTTGGGCATGGGCACGGATGGCCATACTGCCTCGTTCTTCCCCGGCGGCGACAATCTCGAAGAGGCACTCGATCTGGATGAGGACCGCGCCGTGCTGCCGATGACGGCTGAAACTGCGGGTGAAGATCGCTTGACCTTCAATCTTTCCGCCCTCCACGATGCCCGTTTTCTGGTGCTGCATATCGAAGGTGCGGCCAAGAAAGAGACGCTCGATCAGGCGAAGTCCGATCTGGACGAGGAAGAGATGCCCATCCGGGCCGTCCTCAACCGCGCGGAATCGCCGGTGAATATCTACTGGGCGCCCTAA
- a CDS encoding substrate-binding domain-containing protein → MNLKQLSQLLGISQTTISRALNGYPEVNAETRRRIIEAAQKTGYRPNAAAQRLATGKMGSIGLVMPTGPEHQSDVHFGEFLSGLGEASARNGFHLVIMPTDPADEEEALRELAASGSVDGIYLAYMKKNDPRIAMMQNLSIPFMVHGRSWGVETDYPYLDVDNETAFRDATSLLLQLGHRNIALLNGPEGYDFTFRRQRGVAAALGEHGGVLNPDNVSHSFMSDEAGYVKMEALLSRTDRPTAVICASTALALGAVRALNQRGLKPGKDISVIAHDDVLPLLKPVNFSVPLTTTRSSLRAAGARIAERLIGQIKSGKKDSLQELWKAELVVRGSTGPAQG, encoded by the coding sequence ATGAACCTAAAGCAATTGTCGCAGCTGCTCGGCATTTCCCAGACCACCATTAGCCGCGCGCTCAATGGTTATCCCGAGGTCAACGCCGAGACACGTCGCAGGATCATCGAGGCCGCACAGAAAACCGGTTACAGACCCAACGCCGCCGCCCAGCGCTTGGCAACCGGCAAGATGGGGTCCATCGGCCTGGTCATGCCGACCGGGCCGGAGCATCAGTCCGACGTGCATTTCGGCGAGTTTTTGAGCGGGCTTGGCGAGGCATCCGCCCGCAACGGCTTCCACCTCGTCATCATGCCGACCGATCCGGCGGATGAGGAAGAGGCCTTGCGGGAGCTCGCCGCAAGCGGCAGCGTCGATGGCATCTACCTCGCTTATATGAAGAAGAACGATCCGCGCATCGCCATGATGCAGAACCTGTCGATCCCCTTCATGGTGCATGGCCGTTCGTGGGGCGTGGAAACGGACTACCCCTATCTCGACGTCGACAACGAGACGGCGTTTCGCGATGCGACCTCGCTTCTCTTACAACTCGGCCACCGCAACATTGCGCTGCTGAATGGCCCCGAAGGTTACGACTTCACCTTCCGACGCCAGCGCGGCGTGGCGGCGGCGCTTGGCGAACATGGCGGCGTTCTAAACCCTGACAATGTCAGCCACAGCTTCATGAGCGACGAAGCCGGTTACGTGAAGATGGAGGCGCTGCTGTCGCGCACAGATCGGCCCACCGCGGTCATCTGCGCCTCTACGGCTCTGGCACTGGGCGCTGTCAGGGCACTCAATCAACGGGGCTTGAAACCCGGCAAGGATATATCGGTCATCGCCCATGACGACGTGTTGCCGCTGCTGAAACCCGTCAATTTTTCCGTGCCGCTCACCACCACCCGGTCATCCTTGCGGGCGGCAGGCGCGCGGATTGCCGAGCGGCTGATCGGCCAGATCAAGAGCGGCAAAAAGGACAGCCTTCAAGAGTTGTGGAAGGCTGAACTCGTGGTGCGCGGATCGACTGGCCCGGCACAAGGCTGA